ATTCCTCAATGTTGGTTGTGTTCATAAGATTTATTTGCGCAACGCAGTAGCCAACGTTGTCCTTGGAGAAATGGACATTGCAATACTGGATTGTTCCAAGCATGCTAATGTCACGAGCAAAGTCATAAGCACTCAGGGTTGAACTAGGGAAGAATCCAGAGTATCCGCCTAGCGCAACAACCTCCGGCTCACCACCTGCATTTCGTTCGCCTCATTTCAAAAACCGAAATCGACTGAaaagtagtactattatatGAGAATTGAGCCATCCTACCACTCAGAGTCATGAATTTCTTTTGCTTTTCAACAACTGGTAGCTTAGCGCCATCTTTAACTTCTATGGTTAGAAACAGTAAGATACACAAAAGCAAATGGCCAACCATTTCTCCCTAAAAACTGCATTGCCACAGATAAATTGACATCAATAgatgcatgcatatatatataagaatgcaaattctgtaaaaaaaataaaacaatttaacaCTATTAGTAATATtgtacataaatataaaatatgaatgattAAGGAAGGCTGCCTATGTAGAAGAAACTAAAAGGATTGATGAATTAAATCACCGGTTTACAACATATGGCCAGCATTCCGGATGCATATCTAATGAAGCAAGCTTCgatattaattggagagagaaaatcaTCGATGAATTATAAAAAGTTCCATGATACTTACAGTGGTCTTAAACTTAACGGAGAAAAGTGGCATTCCCTGttgggaaaaaaaaaagaaaaaaaaaagtataaagTGGAGGTGTGAAAAATTGTGACAGCGTAGGAAGGAAAAGGATTCCGGTACCGAAAAATGGGAGATAAGAATGCAAAATGCGCATTAATAGCTTTCACAAATTTTTCGCATTATTAGCAGCAtcactaatttattttatgtgGCACTcctcttttttttgtttaaaatatgAAACTGGAAAAAAAATACAAGAGTTAATGTCTCTATTCTTACAGAATTCGTATATATGTACTTAAATTTGGAAAACAATAAATCAtctaaattcaaataaaaattataataaaagtgaatattgaTATATAAGAACACATGGCATTACGGATAGAcgaagaaaaaaattgaaaagacaATATatgttttgtaatttttattttaaataaaatatattttttaattggttcataaatatttttatatatgacGTGCTTGGTTTCCATGGCAAGTATTGaccaattaaaaattacacCTGATTAGAAATTCTGAAATCAAAGAAATCGTTTATTGATCATTGAATGTTTGATTTACTTGATTATTTACTTGGGATTATTTACTTGGGATTATTTTCTATTGTTTGGTTCAATGATGGGCGGTACACCGTGGTGTCTATGGCGACTTCAAAGACCGGAACTGATGGAGTTTCCCGGCACTCGTTGGCCGGCGGTGGAGTTGGTAGACCCCCTCTTGGATCCGTAACTGGTAGCAAGTGAAGCTATCGAAAGAAAATCAAATGCGTTTTCTACAATTGGTGCAAGAAATAGGGCTACATGACACTAATGGTGAGGCTACAAatgtaattttgaattttatttggaTTTCCACGGATATTATCATAGCCCCAGTGGGACACAGGAACACTAATAATATGGACAACACAATCTACTAACCctactttaccatttttttctccatctttcttactttacatattgctcattaaaacatgtgtcattTACaacttagtctattttttgtggccgATGAGAATATATAAGCATATACTACTCCTACCgtccgtccgtcccacaagaatatacactttataaatttagaaacttttttcatcctaatgaggtgagacacattttccactaacaatactttaattatttgttctttaatatttttctcttacttaccaattgtgcattaaaactcatgtccaGCCAAAAATATAAGTATATGCTTATAGGACAGAGCGAATATATACTATTTAGTATGTTGAACTTTTCACACACAAACTAAATTTTCTTCCATtcttattttcataaatttgGTTTCATAGATCCAAAATTTGCACTTTATCAccccaattttatttaaattcaaaaatcttCAAATAACCTCGAAATTTCTCCATCAGTACATTTGAGAAAAAATTTGCACAAAAAATAAATGTGTAATATTATACTCTATTGTTTAAgttcttttcattttccacttcttatttaatttgtagcttggtttgtttattttctatcaattgtactatatttatttttatgacatCGTGTTTTGTTAGCGGAAAACAGGCAGGAAGTAGTAGTACTAGTGCAGTAACCATAATACAAATTGAACTCCACCCCTATTTTTATTGAAACAATGTGACTCTACATTTGTTACACTATTTTTGAGCTAACAACCCAGcaaaatcatccaaattctTGTATGACTTCCCACCATCCTTCATCGCCTCCCCCGCTGCCTTGCTCAGCGCCACGGCCCGAGCCCGCTTCTCCGACCACCCGTCGCCCGCAACCTCCCCTAAAACCCGCACCAGCTCATCTGACCCGAGCACGGTCGTCGGCCCCTCGCACACCCGGATCGCCACGCCCAGCTGCTCCACCAGCAACGTGGCGTTCAGGTACTGATCCGCCCCCATCGGCCACGCCAGCATGGGCACCCCCGCCACGACGCTCTCGAGAGTCGAGTTCCACCCGCAGTGCGTCAGGAACGCCCGGACCGCCCCGTGCCTCAGTATCTCCACCTGCGGGCTCCACCCCCTGATGACGAGGCCCCTCCCCGCCACCCGGGCCTCGAACCCCTCGGGGACAGAGCCGTAGGCCCCGTCCCCGTGCCCCACCGTGGCGCCCTTCACCGACAGCACGAATCTCACTCCGCTCTTCTCCAGACCCGAGGCTAATTCCGTCATTTGCTCGTTGGTCAACACAGCCTGGCTACCGAAACAGACATACACTACGCTGTCGTCTTGACACGTGTCGAGCCAGGAGCAGACCTCGGCGGCAATAACCGAGCTGGAGCCGCCCCGGTCCGTGACGTGGCCGGGCGGTAGGAGAGGCCCAACGGCCCAAACGTTAAATTTCTTTTGGGCCAAGTAATCTAAATGGGCCCCTTCGATCTCGTGAAAGGAGTTGAAAATCAAGCCGTGGCCCAGGAAATTGGCCAAGTAGGAATCCTTGATAAATTCCGAATCTGGGTCTCCTTTGACGTAGCTGCGGAAAACGGGAGAGAGCTGCCACCAGGGGTAAGTCGGGGAACAGGGGATGTCGGGGAAGGAGACGGGATCGGCGTGGGGCATGAGGCGCCAGAGGGAGTGGAGGAAGGAGATGGCGAAGGCGCCGGAGGGGAAGAAGGCGAAGGaggggagggagagggaggaggcGAGGTGGTGGGACCAGCCGAGGAACATGTCGAAGATGAGGGAGGAGGGGGGGGAGGGGTGGGAGCGGAGCCAGCGGAGGAGGGGATCGCGGAGGGAGGAGAGGGCGCACATCATGTGGCGGAAGGAGGAGGCGGGGAGATCGAGGGTGTTCTCGACGCCGGGGGGGATGGAGGGGTGAGGGGGGAAGGGGAGGACGAGAGGGGAGATGAGGGAGGGGTGGGAGGAGAGGAGGGGGGTGAGGAAGGGGAGGTTTTTGGGGGTGACGAGGATGGTGATGGTGAGGCCGCGGGAGGCGAGCTGGTGGGTCAGATCTAGGAGAGGGAGCATGTGGCCTTGGGCGGGGTAGGGGAAGACCAGCACGTGACCGACCATTCTTTTGTTTTGCTCTCACACTCTCTctgcttgtgttagtgttttATAACAAAAGGGGAATTAATGTACATGTAGACGGttacaaatattaaatagaCATCTATCTGCCCAACCACGTGGGCTAGTTTTTCAGTGTCAGCATCAAACTATTTAAAGCCCAACCACGTGGGCTAGTTTTTCAGTGTCAGCATCAAACTATTTAGAACATCTAGCGCGAAATTCTCAAAAACAACACCTGCATTTCATATGGATTTCctactgcactgccacgtcataaggacttctcactgcacagtgacggacatctccaaggacttcccacaattaatgcaataaacgggaattccgcgtgGACGTCTGTGGGAGTcaacacaatggcggacgtccgcacgcccgtctcgacggaattccgcgtaacgccgcggaactgcagTGTCCTctgcggaattccgtatccgtgcataccatgcacaatggcggacgtccgccgcggaATTCTGGCTTGCCGgtcggaattccgccgggacgggcaccattgctgatgctcttagggCATCAATAACCCCGGCCCGgtttcaggccccaagtcccctccacgtcatcattcctctaccgTTGctgcccaggccccaactgctctaaccctgcaggccacaacccgggccgcaactaataaatgacactattcacaacttcaacatatttaactcgtaaatgcaattcgttgaacaattgaaaccgggaaaatgcattgttattgttcattagaaattaacattacatttcctagacgaagcaaattaaaaatactaGAAACCCGGGCCACAACTACTACTTCTTtatttgggcgcgaaggtaggcgatgtatccctcgatgtcaactccgtcagctggctcatccgccatgtaatactcatctccgacaaaggttggacatcttatccagagacggattgaTCGGCGGTGGCACCATGGCAGAGttgctcgcagttgccttcccctttgTTTTCCTCTTTGCCGCCTTTGTTCCCATCGGGCGGCTAtgaatgctaggagaggagcCAAAGACGTCGTCGTgtgtcacgttgaggtcgatcgtcggacctccttcgctcgaagagtagtttccggaggcggaaactttggttctcttcgccgccccagTTGCCGTCGGCTCGGCACCGCTGGTGAACTccgggctcttctcgacgagcttccaaaTGTCGAAGTACTTGAAGTCCTTCTTCCCGTCAGCGAAGAACGCCTCCTTCCccttctcgacgaggtccgcctcgctgtgcccgcACGGCCACATTcggactacgttggcccactttccattccacttgctcatatccgcctggacccgaccccaatgcttgcgcagcttcacgtagctacgctcgatcgaCCCTTTAGGACGCCCAGCGTTATACCTCTCAGCAATCCCCTCCCAGAAAACCTTGCCGGACTGCTGGTTGCTGATGATAGGATCCTCATCGACgtcgatgtagttcctcgcaagccacattgtctcttgcgaactgtacttcttcggcccatcctcctcgccgaccttgcccttgccccgcccttgagcgggctccatctcactgatCTCGAACTCTTCGGTGTTGACGGGCGATGTTACGTCGATGTTGCTATcgactcccggactaggcgtcggctgcgatggtggcgacgcCGACATGTACCAATTGTTTGAGTTAACGAACTCGTCCATCTGACATTCatcgctgttgaaccaatccattgacGCCGAAACAAAGTGTATAATAGAGGAATGAAATGGATAATGCacgtaaaaaaaatttaatttttgggGACTTGCGGGATGCGGCCCGTCCTCCATTAACGCTCGCCAGGCCGGGCCGCGGGACCGTCACCGAGCAGCAaatgcggccccgggaccggcctgggccgtgactccCCTCCGATTAACGCTTGTGACTGGCCgagactcgcgatttgcggccccgGCCCAGTGCATTgccgatgctcttagagcattcCCAACTGCGTCCGACACcttttttattactccctccgtccccaattaATATGCACTTTGTAGtcggcacaaattttaatgtaaaattggtgacgtaagagagaggtagagagaaaaagtaaataaagtattgttagtagagaatgagttccacctcattagagataaaaaacttttaaaaattagaaattgcatattcttatgagacggactaaaaaggaaagagtgcatattattggggacggagggagtattttttatttcaggTTCTTAGCATGGGCTTGAGCCcatttccataataataaaatacattaataaatctcaaaatagaaaaaaactgCTATTCGTGGTAGAATTTTGTTTAAATGTGTTCGACTAGTTATTGTAGTTGGACGTGAGCTTTGGTGTCGCGGATtgttattcttttatttttcatctCGTGCACCGTTGTATGCTCACCTCGTCGCAGGAGAGAGGTTGCGAATGAAGAAATATGAGAGAAGTATGAGTGAGAGAtagtttgatgtgaaaaatggataatTAATGAAgatatatttatagatgaattatggataaatatatatatatatagggatgtattcatttcctttttgtatcttttgttctttgttctttttaatctcagtcccacgattttgtcatccgacggttagattggtgccacatgtcatttaataatgcagattttcagttgaataatgcacaccgactaataatgcaccattatagtgtaataatgcagattttcagttgaataatgcacaccgactaataatgtaccattatagtgtaataatgcagatcatctggaccgttgatgaatgagatctaacggcccatattaagaagaataaagaatctaagggatgaataggagaataatctaagggatgaataggagaataacgctcccctatatatatatgtatatatatatatataaattcaaaaaaatgtcATACATGACtctattttgggaagtggaaaaatacctttttatttattttttcatattttttaagtatttaaaaaaaataatgaattaaattCAAGCCTAATTGTGGGGCGATTGGGCGTCACTGCCTACACAATGCACGCCACTTGTCCTGCGCGCGTGCCACCCACCGGAAGAGCACaactcttagctaagagcacgtccgtacCGACGGTACGGGCACAGCCGTGAGCAGGCCCACTGCCATGCCTACGGCACGAGAACAACTCTTAGTGGCTGCA
This portion of the Salvia splendens isolate huo1 chromosome 10, SspV2, whole genome shotgun sequence genome encodes:
- the LOC121750467 gene encoding UDP-glycosyltransferase 89B2-like yields the protein MVGHVLVFPYPAQGHMLPLLDLTHQLASRGLTITILVTPKNLPFLTPLLSSHPSLISPLVLPFPPHPSIPPGVENTLDLPASSFRHMMCALSSLRDPLLRWLRSHPSPPSSLIFDMFLGWSHHLASSLSLPSFAFFPSGAFAISFLHSLWRLMPHADPVSFPDIPCSPTYPWWQLSPVFRSYVKGDPDSEFIKDSYLANFLGHGLIFNSFHEIEGAHLDYLAQKKFNVWAVGPLLPPGHVTDRGGSSSVIAAEVCSWLDTCQDDSVVYVCFGSQAVLTNEQMTELASGLEKSGVRFVLSVKGATVGHGDGAYGSVPEGFEARVAGRGLVIRGWSPQVEILRHGAVRAFLTHCGWNSTLESVVAGVPMLAWPMGADQYLNATLLVEQLGVAIRVCEGPTTVLGSDELVRVLGEVAGDGWSEKRARAVALSKAAGEAMKDGGKSYKNLDDFAGLLAQK